From the Alteromonas sp. CI.11.F.A3 genome, the window TTGCATTAGGTGTTACCTACAAGCTGGCGTTGGTGGCATCGGCAATAAGCATCGCTGGTTTTATTGGTTTGATGGTAATTGCGCCTGTGTATGACGACCGCGTCATGATTTCAACATCGTTTGTGGTGGGGTCATTATTTATATGTGCTTATGCAAAATACCGCTTAGACAGAATAGTGATCCTCTTAAAATCAACGAATAAAAAGCTAAACACCTTAAGCCGGGAAGACCCGCTAACCAATCTCCTTAATAGACGGGCCCTGATGAAAGAAGGCGAGAGATTACTGTCGCTCAGTAAAAGACAGAACCTTTCTTTCGCTGTATTTATGCTGGATTTAGATGACTTTAAAAAATATAACGATGCTTTTGGTCACCAACAAGGTGATGATGCCATTGTGGCACAGGCTGATGTGATGCGCGCCGTGTTTCAACGTCAAACTGATATTCTAGGCCGATATGGTGGCGAAGAGTTTATGGTTATTGTCAGTGGGGTGTCTGCAAGGCAAGTAGAACAAAGCTGCCAGCAAATACTCGATACTTGGGATGATAAAGCCATACCTCATGCACCCAATGCATCGGCAAAAACCGTCTCCTGTTCTATTGGTGCCGTGGTAGTAACCGACGTGAAAGGGCAAACATTAGAAGGCTTAATTAACCAAGCTGATAATGAACTTTATCAAGCAAAGGCTGCGGGGAAGGGCACCTATTTACTATCGACGCTAAGTGAAGTTAGCGCCGATAGTTAACCCAAAAAAGATAAGCTTTGGGCTTAAAGTTTAACGATCATTTTTCCTTTGTTATCACCAGAAAATAGCATCTTCAACCCATCTACTGCTGACTCGATACCATCAACCATGTGTGAACGATACTGAATCTTTCCTTGCTGTACATAGGGCGATAGTTTTGCAACAAGTTGAGGTACTTCACCCCAATGATCGGGCATGGCAAAGCCACGAATATTAATACGCTTTTTAATTAACGGTATCCAATTAGGGCCGGGAGCCGGGTTTTCTGATTGATAGTCGGCAATCATGCCGCAAACCACGATACGCCCATGCGTATTCATGCGATTAACGATGTGATGCTGAATGGGACCGCCCGTATTTTCAAAGAACACGTCGATTTTGTCGGGAGTAAGCTCGGTTAATTTAGCTTCTAAATCATCGGTTTTATAATTTACCGCACCGTCAAAGCCGAGTTCATTTACAATCCAATCTGCTTTTTCGTCGCTGCCGACTACGCCGATAACTCGAAGGCCGTCTGCCTTTGCAAGCTGACCCACTATTGAGCCGACAGAGCCTGCAGCGCCAGTGACCACTAAGGTTTCACCTTCCTTAGGTTCACCAAAGTTATATAATCCTGTGGTGGCGGTTAAACCGGGAAGTGCAAATACGCAAAGCGCCATTTCTTCGGTAATACCAGACTGAAGTTTATTGAAGCCTTCACCGTTACTTACCAAGTACTCTCGCCAGCCAGTCATACCCATGACTTTATCACCAACAGAGAAATCAGGGTTATTCGACTCAATGACTTCACCCACACCGCTTGAACGCATAACTTCACCGAGTTCAACCGGTGGAATATAACTCTCACGATCTTCACTCATCCAACCTAGCATTGCTGGGTCGAGTGACATGTAAGTTTGTTTGATTAGTATTTCACCTTCGCCCGGGGTAGGGATGGATTGCTCACGCGTTTCGAACAAGTGGGGACCTATTTTTCCATCGTTAGGGCGATTGACCAATAGGATTTCTTTATTGCTAGACATGTGAATTTCTCCTTAGGCTGTTAAAATTATCCTGTACTACTGTTGTGGGGCTAGAAACTGCTTATACAAGCATAATCAATAGAAAGGTCAAAAATAGGGTGTTTAGTCAAACCATCGCTAATGATTTGTAGTGGTTGGCAAATGGCCAAATTCACAAATAGTGTCAATATTTGCAATCTATTATTTTCAAAATGTTTACATCTTCTTTAATTGTGTCGCTAAAGTTGTAAAAAATGCGATAAATCAGCGTAAATGGCGTTAACTTGCATTGAACAAAACTTACCGTAACCGTAGAATGCGCCACTGCATATTTCCTGTTCTATAAGAGTATTTTTATGAAGCAATATTTTTCTTTACGTGCCTCTGTATGCTTAGCACTAGCCTCGATGGCATCTTCTTCTGTGCTAGCTGCTGGTTTCCAAGTAAACGAGCATAGCGCGAATGGTTTGGGTCGTGCCATGGCGGGCCAAGCGGCGAAGCCAGAAAATGCCTCTATTTTAGCAACCAATCCAGCTGCGATTGGTGTATTTAAAGAAGCTGAGTTTAGTGCGTCAGTAAGCTTTATAGACCCGAATGTAGACATTTCCGGTAATGTGACTTATTCATTTGGGGATACCATAGTTGGTGGGGGCGTTGCTGAAGAAGATAATATCGCTGAAACAGCATTTGTTCCAGGATTCTTCTACGTTTCACCTATTAATGATGACTTTTCTGCTGGTGTAGGTGTTTTCACCACTTATGGCCTCCGTTCTGATTACTCTGACGACTTTGGCGCTTTACATTTCGCTGATACTGCAGAAGTTAAAACCGTTACGGTAAACCCAGCTGTGTCATATAAAGTAAACAAGCAGCTTATGGTCGGCTTTGGTTTAAATGTGACGTATGCAGAAGCTGAAATTGGTTCAGGTGTATCTAATACATTGGCAGCTACCATTGAAGGTTTAGAGCCAACAGCACAGGCTTTAGGTATAACACTTCCTTCTCTTAACGCTGGATCTTCACTGTTTAGCATGGAAGGCGATGATGTGGGCTTCGGTTGGAACGTAGGCGTTTTCTGGCAACCTAGTGAGTTAACTAACATTGCGTTGTCTCATCGTGCTGAAACAAAACTAGAATTGGATGGGGCCGTATCATCAGAAACGCCTGTATTCCCGATAGAACTCAACCAGCCTGGCAGCCTAGACTTAAATCTTGCGGCTATTACAGAGCTTGCTATCGACCAGAAAATTGATGAGCAGTGGTCTGTTCAAGCGAGTCTTACCTTCACTGATTGGAGTACCTTCCAAAAGCTTGAAGCTAACTTAGAAGATGGCGAAAATTTTCTTATTAAAGAAGAAAACTTTGACGACTCATGGCGCGGCTCTATTGGTGTAACGTATATCCTAAATGATGAGTTTACTTTACGTGCCGGTTACGCTTACGACGATGGAGTAGTATCGGTGGAGAATCGTTCATTGAGTATTCCTGATACTGACCGTCATTGGATATCAGGCGGTTTAACTTATACTATGAGTGAAAACACATCAATTGATGCTGCGTATGTATTTATTGATGGTCGCGAAGCGTATATTAATAAAGATAGAACTATCCTAAGCGATGTTTTACCAAATACAGACTTCACCACTAACTTTACAGGTACGCAGTCAGCAACAGCGCATATTTTGAGTGTACAGATGAACACACGCTTTTAAGCTAAATCATCAAAAACTAGCAGCGTATTGGTTTGCTACTTACTGACGAAAAAGGCCTAAACGCAAGTTTAGGCCTTTTTAGTGAAGGCGACTAATTCGGATAACCTAGATCTCAGAAAACCAGTCTTGCAAACATGTAATAGCCGCACTGATTTTAGCAGGCACCAATTCACGTTTAGGGGTAACCGCATATACGGTGTAATCAGGTAACGACCAGTCAGTGAATAGCTGCTTCATTGAGCCTTCACTAAGTAAGTGGCGCACCTCTGGTTCAGGCAGCACTGCATACCCTAGTCCATCACGCGTAAGCTGAATTAAGGTTTGCATTGAATCAAGCTCAATACGGCTAGACGTTAGCGGCACTTTATCAAACTTGTCGTGCTTCATGACGTATTCTTCTACATGGCGGTGGGACATATAGGAATACTCTTGAAGAATGTCGGGTGACTCTAGAGGCGTTTTTGCCAAAGG encodes:
- a CDS encoding NADP-dependent oxidoreductase, which translates into the protein MSSNKEILLVNRPNDGKIGPHLFETREQSIPTPGEGEILIKQTYMSLDPAMLGWMSEDRESYIPPVELGEVMRSSGVGEVIESNNPDFSVGDKVMGMTGWREYLVSNGEGFNKLQSGITEEMALCVFALPGLTATTGLYNFGEPKEGETLVVTGAAGSVGSIVGQLAKADGLRVIGVVGSDEKADWIVNELGFDGAVNYKTDDLEAKLTELTPDKIDVFFENTGGPIQHHIVNRMNTHGRIVVCGMIADYQSENPAPGPNWIPLIKKRINIRGFAMPDHWGEVPQLVAKLSPYVQQGKIQYRSHMVDGIESAVDGLKMLFSGDNKGKMIVKL
- a CDS encoding OmpP1/FadL family transporter, with amino-acid sequence MKQYFSLRASVCLALASMASSSVLAAGFQVNEHSANGLGRAMAGQAAKPENASILATNPAAIGVFKEAEFSASVSFIDPNVDISGNVTYSFGDTIVGGGVAEEDNIAETAFVPGFFYVSPINDDFSAGVGVFTTYGLRSDYSDDFGALHFADTAEVKTVTVNPAVSYKVNKQLMVGFGLNVTYAEAEIGSGVSNTLAATIEGLEPTAQALGITLPSLNAGSSLFSMEGDDVGFGWNVGVFWQPSELTNIALSHRAETKLELDGAVSSETPVFPIELNQPGSLDLNLAAITELAIDQKIDEQWSVQASLTFTDWSTFQKLEANLEDGENFLIKEENFDDSWRGSIGVTYILNDEFTLRAGYAYDDGVVSVENRSLSIPDTDRHWISGGLTYTMSENTSIDAAYVFIDGREAYINKDRTILSDVLPNTDFTTNFTGTQSATAHILSVQMNTRF
- a CDS encoding GGDEF domain-containing protein, producing the protein MEAVGKRREILRLRAALLIGAALLASFILADMVMLPSPLYEFYLQNRLIYQIPIIFTVIALSFSRFFYAARSWIFAGLMVMLTFANYVLIYQSWVLYEFAFPYEGTILYAFYCVFALGVTYKLALVASAISIAGFIGLMVIAPVYDDRVMISTSFVVGSLFICAYAKYRLDRIVILLKSTNKKLNTLSREDPLTNLLNRRALMKEGERLLSLSKRQNLSFAVFMLDLDDFKKYNDAFGHQQGDDAIVAQADVMRAVFQRQTDILGRYGGEEFMVIVSGVSARQVEQSCQQILDTWDDKAIPHAPNASAKTVSCSIGAVVVTDVKGQTLEGLINQADNELYQAKAAGKGTYLLSTLSEVSADS